The Manihot esculenta cultivar AM560-2 chromosome 8, M.esculenta_v8, whole genome shotgun sequence genomic interval GTTCTGATATATCTTCTCATGGTTTGACACCAGATTCTTGCACATTTTCCATCATAATCAAGTGTCACTGCAAGAGGAATGATCCTGATGAAGCTAAAAGGGTTTTAGACCGCATGCTAGAAAATGGGTTAAAACCAAATGTGGCTACTTTGACCATGTTGATCAATTCATTTTGCAAGAGGGGTAGATTGCAGAAAGCTTTCGAAGCCTTTGAGGTCATGGAAAGAATTGGGTGCAGACCAACGGTGCAAACATATAATTGCTTGTTAAAGGGATTATGTTACGTGGGGAGGGTGGAGGAAGCATATGAACTACTAGAAGATATCAAGAAATCTTCCATAGCACCAGATATTTATACATACACAGCTGTGATGGATGGTTTTTGTAAGGTAGGTAGATCAGATGAGGCAATGGAGCTGCTTAATGAAGCTCTGGAGACGGGATTGACACCAAGTGCTGTCACTTTTAACACTCTGTTGGAGGGCTATAGTAAAGAAGGGAGGCCACTCAAAGGAATTGGCGTGTTAAAGAAAATGGAACAGAGAAATTGCATGCCTGATTATATTAGCTATAGCACGCTATTGCATGGTTTGTTGATATGGAGGAAAATAGGAGCAGCACTGCGAATTTATAAGGAAATGGTGGGGAATGGTTTTGAGGCAGATGAGAGGTTAATGAACAGTCTGTTGAGAGGTTTGTGTAGAAAATTCTTGAAGGAAAATGACCTATTGGAAGATGCCTATCAGATGTTcgagaaaatgaataaaaggcCATATGTTATTGACCACAGAACGTACAGTCTAGTAATCCAAGCTCTTTCCATGGGAAAGAAAGTGGATGATGCTCTGGCCAGTTTGCACCAGCTGATTAGACGTGGATATATTCCAAGAATAAACACCATGAACAGTATAATTCGAGCATTTTGCGCGGAGGGAAAGATAGACAAGGCATTTTCGGTGTTAGTTCTGATGTATGAAACTCATAAAATCCCAAGTAGAATATCCTACGATCTCATGATTCGTGAATTGAATAGACAAGGAAAGTCTTTAGAGGCTTGTAACGTCTACGGTGCAGCGTTGGTTCGAGGTGTGGTTCCCATCAAAAAGCCCCAACAATGAGAGGAAATGCTTGCAACAATTATTTGCCTTCATTCAATTGCCTTAATAGATTACTGATTGATGTTACCTTCTATCTATAAATGAAATTATCTAAAGCTGGATCGAGGAAATTGaatagaaaaggaaagaaaaaaaaattaatttctttaaattctCTTGTTTGAACAATCAATAAAAGACagaaaataggaaaaaaaaaaaaaaagagctatATTTCTCCTCCCCTCAAAATGAGCCAAAAACATTTCCTACTAAATTAGTGGAAAATGGAAAATAAATGAGGAAAATTGAAATCATTTGTGTATAAAATTCTTTAATGTCCTTTAAATTAAAGGTTCTCTTTTAAAAAT includes:
- the LOC110620382 gene encoding pentatricopeptide repeat-containing protein At1g09900, whose product is MPTPYTPAPQVLLQSPSLGNSFLFTNTCRLNYSIFTVRKLVFLPKSSLSTANIASPEVLSHLIDKEISFSGLPIKKEKPETSRLQVENFVDVIRALPCKERIDILNTFTKDYQNWSISDFNDFLMALLVANEPNLALILCSDISSHGLTPDSCTFSIIIKCHCKRNDPDEAKRVLDRMLENGLKPNVATLTMLINSFCKRGRLQKAFEAFEVMERIGCRPTVQTYNCLLKGLCYVGRVEEAYELLEDIKKSSIAPDIYTYTAVMDGFCKVGRSDEAMELLNEALETGLTPSAVTFNTLLEGYSKEGRPLKGIGVLKKMEQRNCMPDYISYSTLLHGLLIWRKIGAALRIYKEMVGNGFEADERLMNSLLRGLCRKFLKENDLLEDAYQMFEKMNKRPYVIDHRTYSLVIQALSMGKKVDDALASLHQLIRRGYIPRINTMNSIIRAFCAEGKIDKAFSVLVLMYETHKIPSRISYDLMIRELNRQGKSLEACNVYGAALVRGVVPIKKPQQ